In one window of Nocardia brasiliensis DNA:
- the glp gene encoding molybdotransferase-like divisome protein Glp — protein MRSVEDQQIKVTAAAVAPRPVRVAISEAQGLLCAEDVVTERPLPGFDQAAIDGYAVRSVDVSAAGSDIRNEDGDLVDLTLPVVGEVIAGSRQPIRLQPRQTVRVDTGAPLPTLADAVLPVDFTDGGRAKIKIYEPVRSGDYVRRIGDDVQPGDVAVRAGTIIGAAQVGLLAAVGQDKVLVHPRPRLSVISVGGELIDIDRTPGPGQVYDVNSYALAAAARDAGADVNRVGIVSADPRRLRDVVEGQLVRSEVVVIAGAVGGWASEQVREALEGLGELEIARVAMHPGSVQGFGRLGRDEVPTFLLPSNPVGALVVFEVMVRPLIRIALGRRHPMRRIIMARTITPISSMAGRKGYLRAQLMRDEATGDYLVQPLGGGAGASSHLLATLAEANSLIVIDPDDTEIRTGDEVRVAFLAQRG, from the coding sequence ATGCGCTCGGTTGAGGATCAGCAGATCAAGGTGACCGCCGCGGCGGTCGCGCCTCGGCCGGTCCGGGTCGCGATTTCCGAGGCCCAGGGCCTGCTGTGCGCCGAGGACGTCGTCACCGAACGACCGTTGCCGGGATTCGACCAGGCCGCGATCGACGGTTACGCCGTGCGCAGCGTCGACGTGTCCGCCGCCGGCTCGGACATCCGCAACGAGGACGGCGATCTCGTCGACCTGACACTGCCCGTCGTCGGCGAGGTCATCGCCGGTTCCCGGCAACCCATTCGATTACAGCCCCGCCAGACCGTCCGGGTCGACACCGGCGCACCGCTGCCGACCCTCGCCGATGCGGTGCTGCCCGTGGACTTCACCGACGGCGGCCGCGCCAAGATCAAGATCTACGAGCCGGTCCGCTCCGGCGACTACGTGCGGCGCATCGGCGACGACGTCCAGCCCGGCGACGTCGCGGTGCGCGCGGGCACCATCATCGGCGCGGCCCAGGTGGGCCTGCTGGCCGCGGTCGGGCAGGACAAGGTGCTCGTGCACCCCAGGCCGCGTCTCTCGGTGATCTCGGTCGGCGGCGAACTCATCGACATCGATCGCACCCCCGGCCCCGGCCAGGTCTACGACGTGAACTCCTACGCGCTGGCCGCGGCCGCCAGAGACGCCGGTGCGGACGTGAACCGGGTCGGCATCGTCAGCGCGGATCCGCGCCGGCTGCGCGACGTGGTCGAGGGCCAGCTCGTGCGCTCGGAGGTCGTCGTCATCGCGGGCGCGGTCGGCGGCTGGGCCTCCGAGCAGGTGCGCGAGGCGCTGGAGGGGCTCGGCGAACTCGAAATCGCCCGCGTCGCCATGCATCCCGGCTCGGTCCAGGGCTTCGGGCGGCTCGGCCGCGACGAGGTGCCCACCTTCCTGCTGCCGTCCAACCCGGTCGGCGCGCTGGTCGTGTTCGAGGTGATGGTGCGTCCGCTGATCCGGATCGCGCTGGGCCGCAGGCATCCCATGCGACGGATCATCATGGCCAGGACCATCACCCCCATCAGTTCCATGGCCGGCCGCAAGGGGTACCTGCGCGCGCAGCTCATGCGCGACGAAGCCACCGGCGACTACCTCGTGCAACCGCTCGGCGGCGGCGCGGGCGCCTCGTCGCATCTGCTCGCCACCCTGGCCGAGGCCAACAGCTTGATCGTGATCGACCCCGACGACACCGAGATCCGCACCGGGGACGAGGTCAGGGTCGCTTTCCTCGCGCAACGCGGCTGA
- a CDS encoding GNAT family N-acetyltransferase, whose translation MSVFRVTQHPGWPARLGPIRVAAGQVTLRPVRLRDAAAWSRIRLRDREHLEPWEPTGRGAWEARNHASNWPSLWSSLKAEARRGAMIPLVIEVDGHFSGQLTVGNIVRGALRSGWIGYWVAKDLGGKGVATAALALGLDHCFGEVGLHRVEATVRPENLASQAVLRNVGFREEGLLRRYLDVDGAWRDHLLVGITVEEVTGTVVDRLIREGRATQL comes from the coding sequence ATGAGCGTATTCCGGGTCACCCAGCACCCGGGCTGGCCCGCGCGGCTCGGTCCGATCCGGGTCGCCGCCGGGCAGGTGACGTTGCGTCCGGTGCGGTTGCGCGACGCCGCGGCGTGGAGTCGAATCCGGTTGCGCGACAGGGAGCACCTGGAGCCGTGGGAGCCCACCGGCCGCGGCGCCTGGGAGGCGCGCAACCACGCCTCCAACTGGCCGTCGCTGTGGTCGAGCCTCAAGGCCGAGGCGCGCCGCGGCGCGATGATCCCGCTGGTGATCGAGGTGGACGGGCATTTCAGCGGCCAGCTCACCGTCGGCAACATCGTGCGCGGCGCGCTGCGTTCCGGCTGGATCGGCTACTGGGTCGCCAAAGATCTCGGCGGTAAGGGCGTCGCCACCGCCGCGCTGGCCCTCGGGCTCGACCACTGTTTCGGCGAGGTCGGCCTGCACCGTGTCGAGGCCACCGTGCGCCCGGAGAATCTGGCCAGCCAGGCGGTGCTGCGCAACGTCGGCTTCCGTGAGGAGGGGCTGCTGCGCCGCTACCTCGATGTGGACGGCGCCTGGCGCGACCACCTGCTCGTCGGGATCACCGTCGAAGAGGTGACCGGCACCGTCGTCGACCGTTTGATCCGGGAGGGCCGGGCTACTCAGCTCTGA
- a CDS encoding MspA family porin: protein MSENRTNGLRRGARVAGVGAAAAVAMGLLSTGAASADVFVPLPDGQKLGPGVTITRTGEHAIVSPSLAANGAGRVVWVSGNASADVTDTPEGKVGPWNGATNKPGTNNSSTHGASQLNTGYIIGCQVSIADDAISVGVSGKVNLTSGGIGGSVGVKLGPGDVKFVQIELKDITKAGTYSVEYQDVEMEIQGCAGYAQARSYTVVEIIGDNYSKTTLYGAPFSIG, encoded by the coding sequence ATGAGCGAGAACCGCACCAACGGTCTGCGCCGCGGTGCCCGCGTCGCGGGCGTCGGCGCTGCCGCTGCCGTGGCCATGGGCCTCCTTTCGACCGGCGCCGCCAGCGCTGATGTTTTTGTGCCGTTGCCGGACGGCCAGAAGCTCGGACCGGGCGTGACCATTACCCGTACCGGAGAGCACGCCATCGTCTCGCCGTCGCTCGCCGCCAACGGCGCGGGCCGCGTCGTCTGGGTCTCCGGTAACGCCTCCGCGGATGTCACCGACACGCCCGAGGGCAAGGTCGGCCCCTGGAACGGCGCGACGAACAAGCCCGGCACCAACAACTCCTCGACCCACGGCGCGTCCCAGCTCAACACGGGCTACATCATCGGCTGCCAGGTCAGCATCGCCGACGACGCGATCTCCGTCGGCGTCTCGGGCAAGGTCAACCTCACCAGCGGTGGCATCGGCGGTTCCGTCGGCGTGAAGCTGGGCCCCGGTGACGTCAAGTTCGTGCAGATCGAACTGAAGGACATCACCAAGGCTGGTACCTACTCGGTCGAGTACCAGGACGTCGAGATGGAAATCCAGGGCTGCGCGGGCTACGCCCAGGCGCGCTCTTACACCGTGGTCGAGATCATCGGTGACAACTACTCGAAGACCACCCTCTACGGGGCGCCGTTCAGCATTGGCTGA
- a CDS encoding 5-formyltetrahydrofolate cyclo-ligase — protein MEMPGERGKHAWRTEILARRSALPPEVHAAEARALAAAIDGLDLDSWVCAYVPVRGEPGTLELLDALRTAGARVLLPVTGPPGPLDWAEYAGRESLRRARFGLLEPTGAALTSAAVGWAELILVPALAVDRRGVRLGRGAGYYDRTLSAARPDARLVAVVRDDEVVSRLPEEPHDRRMGWALTPGGGLQQLGEDHATE, from the coding sequence ATGGAGATGCCCGGCGAGCGCGGGAAACATGCATGGCGCACCGAGATTCTTGCGAGACGTTCGGCACTGCCGCCCGAGGTGCACGCGGCAGAGGCGCGCGCCCTCGCCGCCGCGATCGATGGGCTCGACCTCGACAGTTGGGTCTGCGCGTATGTGCCGGTCCGCGGCGAACCCGGGACACTCGAGCTGCTCGACGCGCTGCGCACGGCGGGTGCCCGCGTACTGCTTCCGGTGACCGGACCGCCGGGCCCGCTGGACTGGGCGGAATACGCGGGCCGAGAGAGCTTGCGCCGGGCCAGGTTCGGCCTGCTCGAACCCACCGGCGCGGCGCTGACCAGCGCGGCGGTCGGCTGGGCCGAGCTGATCCTGGTGCCCGCGCTCGCCGTCGACCGGCGCGGGGTGCGGCTCGGGCGCGGAGCGGGTTATTACGACCGCACGCTGTCGGCGGCGCGGCCGGACGCCCGATTGGTGGCGGTGGTCCGCGACGACGAAGTGGTGTCCCGGCTGCCCGAGGAACCGCACGACCGCCGGATGGGCTGGGCGCTCACGCCCGGGGGCGGGCTGCAACAGCTTGGCGAAGATCACGCGACGGAATGA
- a CDS encoding FmdB family zinc ribbon protein — translation MPTYSYACTQCDNRFDIVQSFSDESLTVCPECSGKLRKLFNSVGIVFKGSGFYRTDSRGGASTASEPAKSDNGKSDSGSSSSSSSDSSSSNGSSTTASTAVAS, via the coding sequence GTGCCAACTTACTCGTATGCGTGCACCCAGTGTGACAACCGCTTCGACATCGTTCAGTCCTTTTCCGACGAGTCGCTGACGGTCTGCCCGGAGTGCTCCGGAAAGCTGCGCAAGCTGTTCAATTCGGTCGGCATCGTGTTCAAGGGCAGCGGCTTCTACCGCACCGACAGCCGTGGTGGCGCGTCCACCGCGAGCGAGCCCGCCAAGTCCGACAACGGCAAGTCCGACAGCGGCTCGAGCTCGTCCAGCTCCTCGGATTCCAGCTCGTCCAACGGCAGCAGCACCACGGCGAGCACCGCCGTGGCCAGCTGA
- the mscL gene encoding large conductance mechanosensitive channel protein MscL, with product MLKGFKDFLFRGNVVDLAVAVVIGTAFVAIVTAFTNGIVNPILAVFGGSNELGLGFQLVADKPATFVQVGPIITAAINFVIIAAVLYFVLVLPATHAKKKFSKEAVELSDTELLIQIRDLLAEGQRSAGGKHES from the coding sequence ATGCTCAAGGGTTTCAAGGATTTTCTGTTCCGCGGAAATGTCGTAGACCTGGCGGTTGCCGTGGTCATCGGCACCGCCTTCGTCGCGATCGTCACCGCGTTCACCAACGGCATCGTCAACCCGATCCTCGCCGTCTTCGGCGGCAGCAACGAGTTGGGCCTCGGCTTCCAACTGGTTGCCGACAAACCCGCGACCTTCGTTCAGGTCGGCCCGATCATCACCGCGGCGATCAACTTCGTGATCATCGCCGCCGTGCTGTACTTCGTGCTCGTGCTGCCCGCCACCCATGCGAAGAAAAAGTTCAGCAAGGAGGCGGTCGAGCTGAGCGACACCGAGCTGCTCATCCAGATCCGCGATCTGCTGGCCGAGGGTCAGCGCAGCGCGGGTGGCAAACACGAGTCCTGA
- a CDS encoding MogA/MoaB family molybdenum cofactor biosynthesis protein has protein sequence MEIDAPVAGRALVVVVDDRTAHGGVDSLGPLVTELLTEAGFLVDASVSVQADEVEIRNALNTAVIGGVDLVISVGGTGMSPRDVTPEATSQVLDRELPGISEALRSSGRVAGSLDAGLSRGVAGVSGSTLVVNLPGTRAAVRDGMATLGPLASKVIGELSGLVE, from the coding sequence ATGGAAATCGATGCTCCTGTGGCGGGGCGTGCACTGGTGGTGGTCGTCGATGATCGAACGGCGCATGGAGGTGTTGACTCGCTCGGCCCGCTGGTCACCGAGCTGCTCACCGAAGCGGGCTTCCTGGTGGACGCCTCGGTTTCGGTGCAGGCCGACGAGGTCGAGATCCGCAATGCGCTCAACACCGCGGTGATCGGCGGTGTCGACCTGGTCATCTCGGTCGGCGGCACCGGCATGTCGCCGCGCGATGTCACGCCGGAGGCCACCTCGCAGGTCCTCGATCGCGAATTGCCCGGCATCAGCGAGGCGCTGCGCTCCTCCGGCCGGGTGGCGGGTTCGCTCGACGCCGGCCTGTCCCGTGGCGTCGCGGGCGTTTCCGGCAGCACCCTGGTAGTGAACCTGCCGGGCACCCGGGCCGCGGTGCGCGACGGGATGGCCACGCTCGGCCCGCTCGCCAGCAAAGTGATCGGCGAGCTCTCCGGATTGGTCGAATAA
- a CDS encoding UTP--glucose-1-phosphate uridylyltransferase yields MTAKAGQPGDAAPASCFRTAVVPAAGLGTRFLPATKTVPKELLPVVDTPGIELVAAEAAGSGAERLVIVTSPGKDGVVAHFVEDLVLEGTLAERGKFQLLEKVRKAPGLLDVTSVVQEEPLGLGHAVAQAEAALDDDEDAIAVLLPDDLVLPSGVLDVMCRVRRKRGGTVLCAIDVPKDEVSAYGVFDVATVPDAVNPNVLRVKGMVEKPALADAPSTFAAAGRYLLDRAIFDALRRIEPGTGGELQLTDAIALLIAEGHPVHVVVHRGSRHDLGNPGGYLRAAVDFALERDEYGPALREWLQHRLGPDWDPQLTTYE; encoded by the coding sequence ATGACAGCAAAGGCCGGACAACCCGGCGATGCCGCGCCGGCATCGTGCTTCCGCACGGCCGTGGTGCCCGCGGCCGGGCTCGGAACGCGGTTCTTGCCCGCGACGAAGACGGTGCCCAAGGAGCTCTTGCCGGTGGTCGACACCCCCGGCATCGAGCTGGTGGCCGCCGAGGCGGCGGGTTCCGGCGCCGAACGGCTGGTGATCGTCACCTCGCCGGGCAAGGACGGCGTCGTCGCGCACTTCGTCGAGGACCTGGTGCTCGAGGGCACCCTCGCCGAACGCGGCAAGTTCCAGTTGCTGGAAAAGGTGCGCAAGGCGCCCGGCCTGCTCGACGTCACCTCGGTGGTGCAGGAGGAACCGCTCGGCCTCGGCCACGCGGTCGCCCAGGCCGAGGCCGCGCTCGACGACGACGAAGACGCCATCGCCGTGCTGCTCCCGGACGACCTGGTGCTGCCCTCCGGCGTGCTCGACGTGATGTGCCGGGTTCGGCGCAAGCGCGGCGGCACCGTGCTGTGCGCCATCGATGTGCCGAAGGACGAGGTCAGCGCCTACGGCGTCTTCGATGTCGCGACCGTGCCGGACGCGGTGAATCCGAATGTGCTGCGGGTCAAGGGCATGGTGGAGAAGCCAGCCCTCGCCGACGCGCCGTCCACCTTCGCCGCGGCGGGGCGCTACCTGCTGGACCGCGCGATCTTCGACGCGCTGCGCCGGATCGAGCCCGGGACCGGCGGCGAATTGCAGCTCACCGACGCCATCGCGCTGCTGATCGCCGAGGGACATCCGGTTCATGTCGTGGTACACCGTGGGTCGCGCCACGATTTGGGGAACCCGGGCGGCTATCTTCGTGCTGCGGTCGATTTCGCTTTGGAACGCGACGAATACGGCCCTGCCCTGCGGGAGTGGCTGCAACATCGGCTCGGCCCCGACTGGGATCCGCAGCTGACGACCTACGAGTAG
- a CDS encoding HAMP domain-containing sensor histidine kinase, with protein MARNVPKRPVVAGLGQPEPPEMRPPIPLTRSVSLRWRVTLLAASVVAIAVAVTSIAAYAMVARSLYGDVDAQLRTRAATMINSDIDNIPFQSLTMATLFSNDIGVGIIYPIPAGAPPGAATGYVPPQPAKPPIGPQEMAVARNEMSSSLRTYKNQRVLARRTDAGVTLVISQRLDPTRAVLDRLAWLLFVVGGCGVVLAAAAGTAVGRTGLRPIARLTAATERIARTDDLTPIPVTGDDELARLTESFNTMLRALTESRDRQRRLVADAGHELRTPLTSLRTNMELLIASSRPGAPRLPDEDMAELRADVMAQIEELSTLVGDLVDLAREDAPEAVYDRVDLGEVSERALERVRRRRSGIEFVADLRPWFVYGHEAGLERAILNVLDNAAKWSPAGAQVHVTMRETGSRLLELVVDDAGPGIPPAERELVFERFYRTTASRSMPGSGLGLSIVKQVVTKHGGTIAIDTSPRGGTLVRIVLPGEAGVATVE; from the coding sequence ATGGCACGAAATGTTCCCAAGCGGCCGGTGGTCGCGGGGCTCGGTCAACCGGAGCCGCCGGAGATGCGGCCGCCGATTCCGCTCACCCGTTCTGTCTCGCTGCGCTGGCGCGTCACGTTGCTGGCCGCGTCGGTGGTGGCCATCGCGGTCGCGGTCACCTCGATCGCGGCCTACGCGATGGTGGCCCGCTCGCTGTACGGCGATGTCGACGCACAGTTGCGGACCCGCGCCGCGACGATGATCAACAGCGACATCGACAACATTCCGTTCCAGTCGCTGACCATGGCGACGCTGTTCTCCAACGACATCGGGGTCGGGATCATCTACCCGATTCCGGCGGGCGCGCCGCCAGGCGCCGCCACCGGGTACGTGCCGCCGCAACCGGCCAAGCCGCCGATCGGCCCCCAGGAAATGGCGGTGGCGCGCAACGAGATGTCCTCGTCGTTGCGCACCTACAAGAACCAGCGCGTGCTGGCCAGGCGTACGGATGCGGGTGTCACGCTGGTGATTTCGCAGCGGCTCGACCCGACCAGGGCGGTGCTCGACCGGCTCGCCTGGCTGCTGTTCGTGGTCGGCGGCTGCGGCGTGGTCCTGGCCGCCGCGGCGGGCACCGCGGTCGGCCGCACCGGGCTGCGCCCGATCGCGCGGCTCACCGCGGCGACCGAGCGCATCGCTCGCACCGACGACCTGACGCCCATTCCGGTCACCGGCGACGACGAATTGGCGCGTCTCACCGAGAGTTTCAACACCATGCTGCGCGCGTTGACCGAATCACGGGACCGCCAGCGCCGATTGGTGGCCGACGCCGGACACGAATTGCGCACGCCGCTCACGTCGTTGCGGACCAACATGGAACTGCTCATCGCCTCCAGCAGGCCGGGCGCGCCGCGGCTACCCGACGAGGACATGGCCGAACTGCGCGCCGACGTCATGGCCCAGATCGAGGAATTGTCCACGCTGGTCGGCGATTTGGTGGATCTGGCCCGGGAGGACGCGCCCGAGGCGGTCTACGACCGGGTCGATCTCGGCGAGGTCAGCGAGCGCGCGCTGGAGCGGGTCCGGCGGCGGCGCTCCGGGATCGAGTTCGTCGCGGATCTGCGCCCCTGGTTCGTGTACGGCCACGAGGCAGGCCTGGAGCGGGCCATCCTCAACGTGCTCGACAACGCGGCGAAGTGGAGTCCGGCCGGTGCGCAGGTGCACGTCACCATGCGCGAAACCGGTTCTCGGCTGCTCGAATTGGTGGTCGACGACGCGGGACCCGGCATTCCGCCCGCGGAGCGCGAGCTGGTGTTCGAACGGTTCTATCGGACCACGGCGTCGCGCTCGATGCCCGGCTCCGGACTCGGTCTCTCGATCGTCAAGCAGGTGGTGACCAAGCACGGCGGAACCATCGCCATCGATACCTCGCCGCGCGGCGGCACCCTGGTGCGCATCGTGCTGCCCGGCGAGGCGGGCGTGGCCACGGTCGAGTGA
- a CDS encoding MspA family porin has product MINRKNLLRRAGLGAAVAVAMGLCSTGVAEAGTFVPLPGGELTKTLADGTVVTVALVGESVEVEPYLGLLPLPRNAAVSGRVRVELSGPPEGKAGSIFPGYTVGCEADVSGGITGDLDAAEPRAGAVTEGALVLGPGQVQSFYVRGLEQAGDLGTEVYTARNQFEGSSGSVSWTNETIALYGCSGPAQARAFVSLSVETDQLVTWITLWGEPFSLD; this is encoded by the coding sequence ATGATCAACCGCAAGAATCTGCTGCGCCGGGCCGGGCTCGGTGCCGCCGTCGCCGTCGCGATGGGTCTGTGTTCCACCGGCGTGGCCGAGGCGGGCACGTTCGTCCCGCTGCCGGGCGGCGAGCTGACCAAGACGCTGGCCGACGGCACCGTGGTGACGGTCGCGCTGGTCGGTGAATCGGTCGAGGTCGAGCCGTATCTGGGACTGCTACCGCTGCCCCGCAATGCCGCGGTCTCCGGCCGGGTGCGCGTCGAGCTGTCCGGTCCGCCCGAAGGCAAGGCCGGCTCGATCTTCCCCGGCTACACCGTCGGCTGCGAAGCCGACGTGAGCGGCGGTATCACCGGCGACCTGGACGCGGCCGAGCCGCGCGCCGGTGCCGTCACCGAGGGGGCGCTGGTGCTCGGTCCTGGCCAGGTGCAGTCGTTCTACGTGCGCGGCCTCGAGCAGGCGGGCGATCTCGGCACCGAGGTGTACACCGCGCGCAACCAGTTCGAGGGCAGCAGCGGCTCGGTCAGCTGGACCAACGAGACCATCGCGCTCTACGGGTGCAGCGGACCGGCGCAGGCGCGCGCGTTCGTCAGCCTCAGCGTGGAAACCGATCAGCTCGTCACGTGGATCACGTTGTGGGGCGAGCCTTTCAGTCTTGATTGA
- a CDS encoding trypsin-like peptidase domain-containing protein, with the protein MTEDSQDRRDEAANATPHRPQPTEQIPAAAAGQPYAPDPAYSQQAYGAFEAQHPMGQYPPPQHTQSFPGPDYGAPPPYDPNAGFDAQSAQGGPFEEPKQPRRPIRTGLVAGAVALALVSGGVGGAVGALVSHSDKGSSVVTNALDQPKPNVNNVSNAPAGSTQAVAQKVLPSVVMIKVASSRAEGEGSGVVLSSDGLILTNNHVAAGGGPNAKMEVMFSDGSTAPATIVGADPVSDLAVIKVSGKNGLTPIELGTSSNLQVGQPVVAIGSPLGLAGTVTTGIVSALNRPVSTSGEGAQNPAAANPVIDAIQTDAAINPGNSGGALVDGNGKLIGINTAIASLGGSEMGVGQQSGSIGLGFAIPVDQARRVADELIKTGHATYAQIGVKIQKQDTANGARVLESTPDGPAAKAGIPAGVVVTKLNDRTIDSGDALVAAVRSHQPGDKVKVTYTDEQGNNPKTVEVTLTGAPADGGR; encoded by the coding sequence ATGACCGAGGATTCGCAGGACCGGCGCGACGAGGCGGCGAACGCCACGCCACACCGGCCGCAGCCGACCGAACAGATCCCGGCAGCGGCGGCGGGCCAGCCGTACGCACCGGACCCCGCCTATTCGCAGCAGGCGTACGGGGCGTTCGAAGCGCAGCATCCGATGGGTCAGTACCCGCCGCCTCAGCACACCCAGTCCTTCCCCGGCCCCGACTACGGCGCGCCGCCGCCGTACGACCCGAACGCCGGCTTCGATGCGCAATCGGCGCAGGGCGGCCCGTTCGAGGAGCCCAAGCAGCCCCGCAGGCCGATCCGCACCGGCCTTGTCGCGGGCGCGGTCGCGCTCGCCCTGGTCAGCGGCGGCGTCGGTGGCGCGGTCGGCGCGCTGGTCAGCCATTCCGACAAGGGGAGCTCGGTCGTCACCAACGCGCTCGACCAGCCGAAGCCGAACGTCAACAACGTCTCCAACGCACCGGCCGGCTCGACCCAGGCGGTGGCGCAGAAGGTGCTGCCCAGCGTGGTGATGATCAAGGTCGCGAGCAGCCGGGCCGAAGGCGAGGGCTCCGGGGTGGTGCTGTCCTCCGACGGACTCATCCTGACCAACAATCACGTGGCCGCGGGCGGCGGTCCGAACGCCAAGATGGAGGTCATGTTCTCCGACGGCAGCACCGCGCCCGCCACCATCGTCGGCGCGGACCCCGTCTCGGACCTGGCCGTCATCAAGGTCAGCGGAAAGAACGGCCTGACCCCGATCGAGCTCGGCACCTCGTCGAACCTGCAGGTGGGCCAGCCGGTCGTGGCGATCGGCTCGCCGCTCGGCCTGGCAGGCACCGTCACCACCGGCATCGTCTCCGCGCTGAACCGTCCGGTGTCGACCAGCGGTGAGGGCGCGCAGAATCCGGCCGCCGCGAACCCGGTGATCGACGCGATCCAGACCGACGCCGCGATCAACCCGGGTAATTCCGGTGGCGCCCTCGTCGACGGCAACGGCAAGCTCATCGGCATCAACACCGCCATCGCCAGCCTCGGCGGCAGCGAGATGGGTGTCGGTCAGCAGAGCGGCTCGATCGGCCTCGGCTTCGCCATCCCGGTCGACCAGGCGCGCCGCGTCGCCGACGAACTCATCAAGACCGGCCACGCGACCTACGCGCAGATCGGCGTCAAGATCCAGAAGCAGGACACCGCCAACGGCGCGCGGGTGCTGGAGTCCACCCCGGACGGGCCCGCCGCCAAGGCAGGCATCCCGGCGGGCGTGGTCGTCACCAAACTGAATGACCGGACCATCGATTCGGGTGACGCGCTCGTCGCGGCGGTCCGCTCGCACCAACCGGGAGACAAGGTGAAGGTCACTTATACCGATGAACAGGGCAACAATCCGAAGACCGTCGAGGTGACCCTCACCGGTGCGCCCGCGGACGGCGGACGGTGA
- a CDS encoding MspA family porin: MINRKNLVRAAGVGAAATIAMGLFSIGAANADTFVPLPGGEITKTLSDGTVVTVRLVNESANINPSMGSTPVHRNAWVSGSAQVEINGTATGKIRPGYVVGCQVNIAGGGANGGADASGKWDGSSGDVGGSGGGNLTLGPGEATSFYLLDREVADDFGNEDHSTQITFKNGKGSVTWADSTIGLNGCAGYAQARAFVKVKVETSNVMSYVTLWGQPFSLG; the protein is encoded by the coding sequence ATGATCAACCGTAAGAACTTGGTGCGGGCAGCCGGTGTCGGTGCCGCCGCAACCATCGCCATGGGCCTGTTCTCCATCGGTGCCGCGAATGCGGACACCTTCGTGCCGCTGCCCGGCGGCGAGATCACCAAGACGCTGTCCGACGGCACCGTGGTGACGGTCCGCCTCGTCAACGAGTCGGCGAACATCAACCCGTCCATGGGCTCGACTCCGGTGCACCGCAACGCGTGGGTGTCCGGTTCGGCGCAGGTCGAGATCAATGGCACCGCGACGGGCAAGATCCGTCCGGGCTACGTGGTCGGCTGCCAGGTCAACATCGCCGGCGGCGGTGCCAACGGTGGCGCTGACGCCAGCGGCAAGTGGGACGGCAGCAGCGGCGACGTCGGCGGCAGCGGCGGCGGCAACCTGACTCTCGGCCCGGGCGAGGCGACCTCGTTCTACCTGCTCGACCGTGAGGTTGCCGATGACTTCGGCAACGAGGATCACTCGACCCAGATCACCTTCAAGAACGGCAAGGGTTCGGTCACCTGGGCCGACTCCACCATCGGCCTCAACGGCTGCGCCGGCTACGCGCAGGCGCGTGCCTTCGTGAAGGTCAAGGTCGAGACCAGCAACGTCATGTCCTACGTGACGCTGTGGGGCCAGCCGTTCAGCCTCGGCTGA
- a CDS encoding SAF domain-containing protein: protein MTRPFADLGREHFATWQRPPWADSLLARRVLATGLVVLAAVLFLRGDPDAERTTVVVAGRDLAPGHVLTDGDLRAEPRESATLPTGVVRDPTTVLGATLTGATRAGEVFTDLRVVGPRLAAVATGARDARIVPIRLADTAVTEILRAGDRVDVIGGAEQGSRPARTLATDAAVVLVSGPGDGRAVKERVVLVAMDAEHAAVVAAASLHTALAVVFH, encoded by the coding sequence ATGACTCGACCCTTCGCCGATCTCGGCCGCGAACACTTCGCGACATGGCAGCGACCGCCGTGGGCCGACAGTCTGCTGGCGCGGCGCGTGCTTGCCACCGGATTGGTCGTGCTGGCCGCGGTCCTCTTTCTCCGCGGTGACCCGGACGCCGAACGCACGACGGTGGTCGTCGCGGGTCGCGACCTCGCGCCAGGACACGTCCTCACCGACGGTGACCTGCGGGCCGAGCCCCGCGAATCGGCCACCCTGCCCACCGGTGTGGTGCGCGATCCCACGACTGTGCTCGGCGCGACGCTGACGGGCGCCACGCGCGCCGGCGAGGTGTTCACCGATCTGCGCGTGGTCGGGCCCCGGCTGGCCGCCGTCGCGACCGGCGCGCGCGACGCCAGAATCGTGCCGATCCGGCTCGCCGACACCGCGGTCACCGAGATCCTGCGCGCCGGCGACCGGGTCGACGTGATCGGCGGTGCGGAACAGGGCAGCAGACCGGCCCGCACCCTGGCCACCGATGCCGCGGTGGTCCTGGTATCCGGGCCCGGCGACGGACGAGCGGTCAAGGAGCGGGTGGTGCTGGTCGCGATGGATGCTGAGCACGCCGCGGTCGTCGCGGCCGCGTCGCTGCACACCGCACTCGCCGTCGTCTTCCACTGA